A window from Kwoniella newhampshirensis strain CBS 13917 chromosome 3, whole genome shotgun sequence encodes these proteins:
- a CDS encoding deoxyhypusine hydroxylase, protein MSVQVTPEQLDALRATLLNTSGSTPLHERFRALFMLKAVGGDEVVDIVAEGLADPSPLLKHELAYVLGQLGNLRALPVLSNVLINPTGEHCSMVRHEAAEALGALSAEEGLDVLKRYLNDPSREVRETCEIAVGKIEFDNSPEGKARKQNPDFPTIDPAPSAPSSEISTLRTEMLNPSLPLFERYRAMFALRDFGAGSKEAVEALADGFGDGSALFRHEIAYIFGQLSSSYSIPSLLSRLRDPVEDDMVRHEAAEALGGIASDGVEGEDQDTLPVDQRLPHGGVLAVLREWAVKESAPIVVRESCQVAIDMWEYENSTDQFNPLDSLSVEPSSGKANTTGMERSAAAAIAAASVGVKA, encoded by the exons ATGTCAGTCCAGGTCACTCCCGAACAACTCGACGCACTTCGAGCGACTCTGCTCAACACTTCTGGTTCGACACCGCTGCATGAGAGGTTCAGAGCGCTGTTCATGCTCAAGGCTGtaggtggagatgaggtcgTCGATATCGTAGCGGAAG GCCTCGCCGACCCTTCCCCTCTACTCAAACACGAGCTGGCCTACGTCCTCGGTCAATTGGGCAACCTCCGAGCCCTCCCCGTCCTCTCGAACGTCCTCATCAACCCAACCGGCGAACACTGCTCGATGGTCCGACACGAAGCAGCAGAAGCTCTCGGAGCATTGAGCGCCGAGGAAGGGCTGGATGTGTTGAAGAGGTATCTGAATGATCCGAGTAGAGAAGTGAGGGAGACATGTGAGATCGCGGTGGGGAAAATCGAGTTCGATAATTCTCCCGAAGGGAAAGCGAGAAAACAGAA CCCGGACTTCCCTACCATCGATCCTGCTCCATCAGCTCCGTCTTCTGAGATCTCGACTCTGCGAACAGAGATGCTCAACCCTTCTTTGCCTCTTTTCGAACGATATCGAGCCATGTTCGCCCTGCGAGATTTCGGAGCGGGCTCGAAGGAGGCTGTCGAAGCTTTGGCTGATGGCTTCGGAGATGGCAGTGCTCTGTTCAG GCATGAAATCGCATACATCTTCGGCCAACTTTCATCTTCATATTcaatcccttctctcctctctcgatTAAGAGATCCtgtcgaagacgatatGGTCCGACACGAAGCTGCCGAAGCGTTGGGAGGCATCGCTTCAGACGGtgttgag GGGGAAGACCAAGATACTCTGCCTGTAGATCAACGATTACCTCACGGAGGTGTCCTTGCCGTTCTTCGGGAATGGGCCGTGAAAGAATCCGCTCCTATCGTTGTCCGTGAATCTTGTCAGGTAGCGATCGACATGTGGGAG TACGAGAATTCGACGGATCAGTTCAATCCTCTTGACTCGTTGTCCGTCGAACCGTCTTCCGGTAAAGCCAATACGACGGGTATGGAACGATCGGCTGCGGCTGCTATTGCAGCAGCGTCTGTGGGAGTCAAGGCGTAG